One genomic segment of [Phormidium] sp. ETS-05 includes these proteins:
- a CDS encoding serine/threonine-protein kinase, whose protein sequence is MLLHNRYRVVRLMGGGGFGKTYEVVDERGAPKVLKVLLQNQEKAVELFKQEADVLSRLNHGGIPKVEPDGYFTINPPNATEPLYCLVMEKINGLNLREWMKKRGNRPISQEQAVDWLKQMAEILYQVHAQNFFHRDIKPLNIMIKPNGQLVLIDFGAAREVTNTYFAKIGQGQNITGIVSPGYTAPEQANGKAVPQSDFYSLGRTWVFLLTGKSPTAFSEHPRTGKLVWRNSAPQISKSFADVIDYMMAPFPGKRPQNTQSIIQCLTEIDTAPSGDGEDSQPPKGSNSRLRSPGGSTGQLRRTNSSLPASSISSRRSASGKKGTIVKPKPENRKKPWRLVLALVVGFGCWTQIYGYWRYGFFPASPMELISSFPSSRFLLKSIRGVGQVQALAVGAMGANQIVASGSYGSIRVWNITSGERLLSIDAHKDWVNSLAIAPDGSILASGGADKIIRLWNLGNGTRRVTIPAHSAAVRVVAVDPYGQIVASGSEDKTIKLWDLYSGSWLLTIPAHDAAVNTLAFSPDGRTIASGGADKMVKIWDVRTGARMRTLRGHANAVLAVAFSPDGQTLATASADNTIRVWDLKAGRQKYELRGDSSWVRSLAISPDGQVLASSGGLIEIWDLRNGELETTLVGHSKYVAAIAISPDGKHIVSGSPDQTIKIWHLPTVGETENGTKNN, encoded by the coding sequence ATGCTGCTGCACAATCGATATCGGGTTGTCCGGTTGATGGGGGGTGGCGGCTTTGGCAAAACATACGAAGTCGTAGATGAGCGGGGGGCGCCCAAAGTCCTGAAAGTCTTGCTGCAAAACCAGGAAAAAGCAGTAGAGCTGTTTAAGCAAGAAGCCGATGTACTAAGTCGGCTGAATCATGGGGGGATTCCCAAAGTGGAGCCGGATGGATATTTCACCATCAACCCCCCCAATGCCACTGAACCCCTGTACTGTCTGGTAATGGAGAAAATCAATGGTCTGAACCTGCGGGAGTGGATGAAAAAGCGGGGTAATCGCCCCATCAGCCAAGAGCAGGCAGTGGATTGGCTCAAGCAAATGGCCGAAATCCTCTATCAAGTCCATGCCCAGAACTTTTTCCACCGAGATATCAAGCCCCTGAACATTATGATTAAGCCCAACGGGCAACTGGTGTTGATTGACTTTGGGGCGGCAAGGGAAGTGACAAACACTTATTTTGCCAAAATCGGACAGGGGCAAAACATCACTGGCATCGTTTCGCCGGGATACACGGCACCAGAACAAGCTAATGGCAAAGCCGTGCCCCAGTCGGATTTTTACTCTCTGGGGCGAACTTGGGTGTTTTTGCTCACGGGCAAATCCCCCACAGCCTTTTCCGAACATCCGCGCACGGGGAAACTGGTGTGGCGCAACAGTGCCCCCCAAATTTCTAAATCCTTTGCCGATGTGATTGATTATATGATGGCGCCGTTTCCGGGCAAACGGCCTCAGAATACCCAATCGATCATCCAATGTCTCACAGAAATCGATACGGCTCCCTCTGGAGATGGGGAAGATAGCCAACCCCCCAAAGGTTCTAATTCCCGGCTGCGGAGTCCGGGGGGTTCAACCGGCCAGTTGCGGCGCACGAATAGCTCTCTACCAGCGAGCAGTATTTCCAGTCGGCGATCGGCTTCAGGAAAGAAAGGCACGATCGTCAAACCCAAACCAGAGAACAGGAAAAAACCGTGGCGGTTAGTGCTGGCTCTGGTGGTGGGGTTCGGATGTTGGACGCAAATTTACGGTTATTGGCGCTACGGGTTCTTTCCCGCCAGTCCGATGGAATTGATTTCCAGCTTTCCCAGCAGCAGATTTTTGCTCAAAAGCATTAGAGGCGTGGGACAAGTGCAGGCTCTGGCAGTAGGGGCAATGGGGGCAAACCAGATTGTCGCCAGTGGCAGCTATGGCAGCATTAGAGTCTGGAATATCACATCTGGAGAAAGACTGCTGAGTATAGATGCCCATAAAGACTGGGTAAACTCCCTGGCGATCGCCCCCGATGGTAGCATTTTAGCCAGCGGCGGCGCCGACAAAATCATTAGATTATGGAATCTGGGCAACGGCACCCGTCGCGTCACCATCCCCGCCCATTCCGCCGCCGTTAGGGTGGTAGCAGTGGACCCTTACGGTCAAATTGTCGCCAGTGGCAGCGAAGACAAAACCATCAAGCTCTGGGACCTCTATTCCGGTAGCTGGTTGCTCACCATCCCAGCTCACGACGCCGCCGTGAATACCCTCGCCTTCAGTCCCGACGGCAGGACCATTGCCAGCGGCGGCGCCGACAAAATGGTAAAAATATGGGATGTGAGAACCGGCGCCCGCATGCGCACCCTCAGAGGTCATGCTAATGCTGTCCTCGCTGTCGCATTCAGTCCCGACGGCCAAACCCTCGCCACCGCCAGCGCCGATAACACAATTCGGGTTTGGGACCTGAAAGCAGGGCGGCAAAAATACGAACTCCGAGGCGATAGTAGCTGGGTGAGGTCCCTGGCGATTAGTCCTGACGGACAGGTACTGGCCAGCAGTGGTGGTTTAATTGAAATTTGGGATTTGCGCAATGGGGAACTAGAAACCACCTTGGTGGGACATTCCAAATACGTCGCGGCGATCGCCATCAGTCCCGACGGCAAACACATCGTCAGCGGCAGTCCCGACCAAACCATCAAGATTTGGCACCTGCCCACTGTTGGCGAAACCGAAAACGGCACCAAAAATAACTAA